In Actinomycetota bacterium, the DNA window GGGAAGAGTAGCTACATAAAGTATGACCTCTTGTGTCATCCATTAACTGGGTATAGATTTCTTTATTGCTTCTAAAAACACTTAATCTCGGTCTTTCCTTGGTACCAAAAACCTTTACTCTAACCCTCTTATGTCTTTTTTCTCTATCTAAAACTTTTTTTGACTTTACCAAATTAATTACTCCAACTTCAGGAACTAAAAATTATATTTATAAAAGGTCACTTAATTCATTTTTTTAAAATGCAGCTGAAACACCTGCTTTTCCGACCTTTTTTCTAACCTTTTCTCCTCTATATCTTATTCCTTTTCCCTTATAAGGTTCAGGGGGTCTCTTTGATCTTATTCTTGCAGCTATTTCTCCAACTAATTGCTTATCAATGCCTTTTACTATTATCGTTGTTGGATTAGGTACTACTGTTTCAATTCCTAATGGATCCTCCATCTTTATTTGGTGCGAAAATCCAAGAGAGAGTTCCAATGTTTTCCCTTTTTTAGCTGCCTTATATCCAACACCAATTATCTCAAGAGTTTTTGTATATCCCTCAGCTACACCCTTAACCATATTTGCTATCAATGTTCTATATAAACCGTGAAGTGATTTATGATATTTAGAATCTGACTTTCTTTTCACAATAATCTTATTTTCTGATAAATCAATATCAATTCCAGATTTTAATTCCTGTCTTAACTCTCCCATCGGACCTATCACAATTATTTCATTTTCTTCAATTTTAACTTTAACATTCTCTGTTAGAGAAATTGGCACTTTACCAACTCGAGACAATTTACTTCTCCTTTATTTTGATTTTACCAATAGATTTGTGGCATGGTTTCGAAG includes these proteins:
- the rplF gene encoding 50S ribosomal protein L6 — translated: MSRVGKVPISLTENVKVKIEENEIIVIGPMGELRQELKSGIDIDLSENKIIVKRKSDSKYHKSLHGLYRTLIANMVKGVAEGYTKTLEIIGVGYKAAKKGKTLELSLGFSHQIKMEDPLGIETVVPNPTTIIVKGIDKQLVGEIAARIRSKRPPEPYKGKGIRYRGEKVRKKVGKAGVSAAF